The Raphanus sativus cultivar WK10039 chromosome 2, ASM80110v3, whole genome shotgun sequence genome includes a region encoding these proteins:
- the LOC108841867 gene encoding probable pectinesterase 53, with protein sequence MPKFNSSQAPILFLLLLVIFLCSTQTNCHSKGIRLRPRNQKNVNTTSQSQNPEEEFMKWVRFVGSLKHSVFKAAKNKLFPSYTLTVHKNHNKGDFTTIQDAIDSLPLINLVRVVIKVHAGVYQEKVNIPPMKSFITIEGEGAETTIVEWGDTAQTPDSRGNPMGTFNSASFAVNSPFFVAKNITFKNTTPVPLPGAVGKQAVALRVSADNAAFFGCKMLGAQDTLYDHSGRHYYKDCYIEGSVDFIFGNALSLYEGCHVHAIADKLGAVTAQGRSSVLEDTGFSFVNCKVTGTGVLYLGRAWGPFSRVVFAYTYMDNIILPRGWYNWGDPSREMTVFYGQYKCTGEGANYAGRVAWAKELTDEEAKPFISLTFIDGSEWIKL encoded by the exons ATGCCCAAGTTCAATTCATCCCAAGCTCCCATTttgtttctccttcttctcGTTATCTTTCTTTGTTCAACGCAAACAAATTGTCACTCTAAAGGTATACGATTACGACCAAGAAACCAGAAGAATGTGAACACGACGAGTCAGTCACAAAACCCGGAAGAGGAATTCATGAAATGGGTCAGATTCGTTGGGAGCCTTAAACACTCAGTGTTCAAGGCAGCCAAGAACAAACTCTTCCCTTCATATACACTCACTGTCCATAAGAATCACAATAAAGGTGACTTCACTACAATCCAAGACGCCATTGATTCTCTCCCTCTCATCAACCTCGTTCGTGTCGTCATCAAAGTTCATGCTGGAGTTTACCA GGAGAAGGTTAACATACCCCCAATGAAGTCATTCATAACAATAGAAGGAGAAGGAGCAGAGACAACAATAGTGGAATGGGGAGACACAGCACAAACACCTGACTCAAGAGGCAATCCCATGGGCACCTTTAACTCTGCTTCTTTCGCCGTGAACTCACCTTTCTTTGTCGCTAAGAACATCACTTTCAAG AACACGACCCCAGTTCCCTTGCCGGGCGCGGTTGGGAAACAAGCCGTGGCATTGAGGGTGTCAGCGGACAATGCTGCATTTTTCGGGTGTAAAATGCTTGGTGCTCAAGACACTCTCTATGATCATTCAGGAAGGCATTATTACAAAGATTGTTACATTGAGGGATCGGTTGACTTCATCTTTGGCAATGCCCTTTCTCTCTATGAG GGATGTCACGTGCATGCGATAGCGGATAAGCTAGGAGCAGTAACGGCGCAAGGGAGGAGCAGTGTGCTAGAGGACACAGGATTCTCGTTTGTGAACTGTAAGGTGACAGGGACAGGAGTATTGTATCTTGGGAGGGCATGGGGTCCCTTCTCAAGAGTCGTCTTTGCTTACACGTATATGGATAACATCATCCTCCCTAGAGGCTGGTATAATTGGGGCGATCCTTCACGCGAGAT GACGGTGTTTTATGGTCAGTACAAGTGCACTGGAGAAGGAGCAAACTATGCAGGAAGGGTAGCTTGGGCAAAAGAGCTCACCGACGAAGAAGCTAAGCCTTTTATTTCTCTTACCTTTATCGACGGCTCTGAATGGATCAAACTCTAA